A single genomic interval of Ananas comosus cultivar F153 unplaced genomic scaffold, ASM154086v1, whole genome shotgun sequence harbors:
- the LOC109704977 gene encoding uncharacterized protein LOC109704977, translated as MAMFSDLIRDLALIDLPMTNQTYTWPNMQHKPTLAKLDRFLVSTEWDLSFPLSKVKALPRITSDHTPIILTTGLLPTPRRFRFERVWLTKDDFLLKVPSWWNEVPCKQSAILSITAKLRHCRTRIKEWCKSNYHSISHTKKLIQEELQRIDHLEEHSDLSQESLDKRTNLKGQLQLILKEEEILWNTRAKQLWLKEGDGNTKFFHAVANSRK; from the coding sequence ATGGCAATGTTCTCGGACCTCATCCGAGATCTAGCGCTCATCGACTTACCAATGACGAACCAAACCTACACCTGGCCTAACATGCAACATAAACCCACCTTGGCCAAACTTGACAGATTCCTCGTCTCCACCGAATGGGACCTCTCTTTTCCCCTCAGCAAGGTCAAGGCTCTACCGCGGATCACTTCTGACCACACACCGATCATTCTCACTACCGGACTCCTACCCACGCCGCGAAGATTTCGATTTGAAAGGGTTTGGCTCACCAAGGATGACTTTCTCTTGAAAGTGCCGAGCTGGTGGAACGAAGTCCCCTGTAAGCAGTCAGCCATCCTCAGTATAACTGCTAAGCTCAGGCACTGCAGAACAAGGATAAAGGAATGGTGCAAGTCCAACTACCACAGTATATCCCACACTAAGAAGCTCATACAGGAAGAACTCCAGAGAATCGACCACCTAGAGGAACACTCTGACTTGTCTCAAGAATCTTTGGATAAACGGACCAACCTCAAAGGGCAACTGCAGCTTATTTTAAAGGAGGAAGAAATCCTCTGGAACACCAGGGCCAAACAACTTTGGCTCAAGGAGGGAGATGGAAACACTAAATTTTTTCATGCCGTGGCTAACAGTCGAAAATGA